The Fragaria vesca subsp. vesca linkage group LG2, FraVesHawaii_1.0, whole genome shotgun sequence genome includes a window with the following:
- the LOC101310363 gene encoding myb-related protein Myb4-like — translation MVRAPCCEKMGLKKGPWTPEEDHVLVSYIQQYGHGNWRALPKLAGLLRCGKSCRLRWTNYLRPDIKRGNFSREEEEAIINLHQMLGNRWSAIAARLPGRTDNEIKNVWHTHLKKKLNIKQSPTTPEALGQVSEPELPKPEDASCHAKSESFEYGPVSPPQCTTSSADDTSSFTTSENNNSSSANMGMNVDYEVSLPEADESFWSEVLSADHNSPNELVSSHFGDQAIGAAENPQVNTSMDYGFSGSNMYENCMDFWYDVFTRAGEIPELLDI, via the exons ATGGTGAGAGCTCCGTGCTGCGAGAAGATGGGGTTGAAGAAAGGGCCGTGGACTCCCGAAGAGGATCACGTTCTCGTCTCTTACATTCAGCAGTACGGCCATGGCAACTGGAGGGCGCTTCCCAAACTCGCCG GGTTGTTGAGGTGTGGGAAGAGTTGCAGGCTCCGGTGGACGAATTATCTGAGGCCGGATATCAAGAGAGGGAATTTTAGCAGGGAGGAAGAGGAGGCCATCATCAATTTGCATCAAATGTTGGGGAATAG ATGGTCAGCAATTGCAGCAAGATTGCCGGGTCGCACAGACAATGAAATAAAAAACGTTTGGCACACCCACTTGAAAAAGAAGCTCAACATCAAGCAGAGTCCTACCACGCCAGAAGCACTAGGTCAAGTATCCGAACCCGAATTACCTAAACCCGAAGATGCTTCATGTCATGCAAAATCCGAAAGCTTCGAATATGGCCCGGTTTCTCCACCTCAATGTACTACTTCAAGTGCTGATGATACTTCCTCCTTCACCACCAGTGAGAACAACAACAGTAGTAGTGCTAACATGGGCATGAACGTCGACTACGAAGTGAGTTTGCCCGAAGCAGACGAGAGTTTTTGGTCAGAAGTACTATCAGCTGATCATAACAGTCCCAATGAGTTAGTGAGTAGCCATTTTGGTGATCAGGCGATTGGTGCAGCTGAAAATCCACAAGTGAACACAAGTATGGATTATGGTTTTAGCGGCTCAAATATGTACGAAAACTGCATGGATTTTTGGTACGATGTTTTCACAAGAGCGGGGGAAATTCCAGAATTGCTAGATATATGA